A single window of Nicotiana tomentosiformis chromosome 1, ASM39032v3, whole genome shotgun sequence DNA harbors:
- the LOC138907063 gene encoding uncharacterized protein — MLQHAPAESIKEKDIAKETELVKEKAVETEPEQVQTQTIGKKQPPAPFPQRLAKYQKDDQYKKFMDILKQIRVNIPLIDALKEIPGYAKMMNDLMSRKFDFQYLATITLTQTCSTVMTRPIAEKLSDPESFTIPCIIGNYAFAKALCDLGARINLLPLDIYKRLGIGRARPISMLLQLADRTVKRPSGILDDVLVQVGKFVFPTNFIILDYWIDEEIPIILGRPFLATGRALIDCETGELKMRLNDEEITFNVQKCGDPVGLLTAL; from the coding sequence ATGTTACAACATGCACCAGCTGAATCTATCAAAGAAAAAGATATTGCGAAGGAAACTGAGTTAGTGAAAGAGAAGGCAGTCGAAACAGAGCCCGAGCAGGTTCAAACTCAAACCATAGGAAAGAAGCAGCCTCCAGCACCCTTCCCCcaaagattggccaaatatcagaaAGATGATcagtataagaaattcatggaTATTTTGAAGCAAATCCGGGTGAACATCCCCTTGATTGACGCCTTGAAGGAAATTcctggttatgcaaaaatgatgaatgacttgatgtctcgtaagttcGACTTTCAATACTTGGCCACGATTACACTGACTCAGACATGTAGTACTGTTATGAcgagacccatagctgagaagttgTCTGACCCCGAGAGTTTCACAATTCCATGCATAATAGGCAACTATGCTTTTGCTAAGGCACTTTGCGATTTGGGGGCGAGAATAAACCTTTTGCCCTTGGATATTtataaaaggttaggcattggaagagcaagacCCATATCCATGTTACTACAGCTAGCCGACAGAACGGTGAAGAGGCCCTCAGGTATACTTGACGATGTGCTGGTGCAGGTTGGAAAGTTCGTCTTTCCGACAAATTTTATCATTCTGGACTACTGGattgacgaggagattcccataattttggggaggccattcttggccactgggagagctttaattgattgtgaaactgggGAGCTAAAGATGAGACTGAACGATGAAGAGATAACGTTCAATGTGCAGAAATGCGGCGACCCAGTGggtttgctaactgctctctga